CACGGATACTTGGACAGCAGGAAGATGAGACTGACGCATATTAAAGTCATGTAGAGGTCGATCCAGACAACAACGGTAATCTTTTCTTCTGGCATTTCCAAAACCGCCATATCGCCAACCGGCAACGAACCATCATCTGGCTGAACGGGGGTCCGGGTTGCAGCTCCATGGATGGCGCATTAATGGAGGTTGGTCCGTATCGAGTCAAGGACGATCAGACTTTGGAGTACAATGAAGGCTCCTGGGATGAATTCGCCAACATGCTGTTTGTCGACCAACCCGTCGGAACCGGGTTCAGTTACGTCAACACGGATAGCTACATTCATGAATTGGATGAAATGTCGGCTCATTTCATTACCTTTCTCGAGAAGTGGTTTGAAATTTTTCCGGAATATGAAAGAGATGATGTAGGTGTTTGCTTTCGAACCACTCCATATCTGATCTACCCCTAATTTGCTTCGTTCTGCGCAGATCTACTTTGCGGGTGAATCCTATGCCGGTCAACATATACCTTACATTGCAAAAGCCATTCAAGAACGAAATAAAAACGCGACCCAGAGTGGTGCGAGTAAATGGAATCTCCGCGGTCTTCTAATTGGAAACGGTTGGGTATCCCCAGTGGAACAATACCAGGCATACCTGCCTTATGCCTACGAAGAAAATCTCCTCAAAGAAGGTAGCTCGCTCGCGAAGAGTCTCGAAGTGTCGCAATCAGTATGTCTTTCTCGCTTGGAGGCCGACAAAGACCGAGTCGGCGTACCCGAGTGCGAGGACGTGTTACAGGAAATGTTGAAGCGCACTGTCGATGGGAACAGAGAATGTTACAACATGTACGACATTCGTCTCCGCGACTCTTTCCCTTCATGTGGCATGAATTGGCCCCCGGATCTAGTGAACATCAAACCATACCTTCGCCGACCGGACGTGGTCAGTGCCTTGAACATCAACCCGGAAAAGAAGACCGGATGGGAAGAGTGCACTGGCGCCGTGAGCAGTCGATTTACCGCCCAGAATTCCGTCCCATCTGTCCGCCTACTTCCAGAGTTACTTGAATCCGGGGTTCAGGTCCTTCTCTTCAGCGGTGACAAGGACCTGATCTGCAACCATGTGGGAACGGAGCAATTGATTAACAACATGAAATGGAATGGAGGAACTGGTTTTGAGACGTCGCCAGGCGTGTGGGCCCCGCGTCATGACTGGACATTTGAAGATGAACCTGCCGGTATTTACCAATACGCCCGCAACCTAACTTACGTCCTTATCTACAACGCCAGCCATATGGTCCCCTACGATCTCCCGCGTCAGAGTCGGGACATGGTCGATCGCTTCATGAGAGTGGACATTGCCAGTATTGGTGGCAGTCCGGCTGATTCGCGCATTGACGGCGAGAAACTCCCG
This Aspergillus chevalieri M1 DNA, chromosome 3, nearly complete sequence DNA region includes the following protein-coding sequences:
- the kexA gene encoding serine-type carboxypeptidase kexA (BUSCO:EOG092623WR;~COG:O;~EggNog:ENOG410PGB2;~InterPro:IPR001563,IPR033124,IPR029058;~MEROPS:MER0000413;~PFAM:PF00450;~SECRETED:SignalP(1-40);~TransMembrane:1 (n16-31c40/41o529-546i);~go_function: GO:0004185 - serine-type carboxypeptidase activity [Evidence IEA];~go_process: GO:0006508 - proteolysis [Evidence IEA]), with amino-acid sequence MMSLSLGRGSRKGASALSLSSMTSWALLLLLSYSIDSASAKSAADYYVRSLPGAPDGPLLKMHAGHVEVDPDNNGNLFFWHFQNRHIANRQRTIIWLNGGPGCSSMDGALMEVGPYRVKDDQTLEYNEGSWDEFANMLFVDQPVGTGFSYVNTDSYIHELDEMSAHFITFLEKWFEIFPEYERDDIYFAGESYAGQHIPYIAKAIQERNKNATQSGASKWNLRGLLIGNGWVSPVEQYQAYLPYAYEENLLKEGSSLAKSLEVSQSVCLSRLEADKDRVGVPECEDVLQEMLKRTVDGNRECYNMYDIRLRDSFPSCGMNWPPDLVNIKPYLRRPDVVSALNINPEKKTGWEECTGAVSSRFTAQNSVPSVRLLPELLESGVQVLLFSGDKDLICNHVGTEQLINNMKWNGGTGFETSPGVWAPRHDWTFEDEPAGIYQYARNLTYVLIYNASHMVPYDLPRQSRDMVDRFMRVDIASIGGSPADSRIDGEKLPQTSVGGHPNSTAAEQQEKERIKETEWKAYAKSGEAALIVVIIGVSVWGFFIWRSRRHHRGYRGIYQKETSHNGSSVLERFHNKRSGANDVEAGDFDESELDDLHSPGLDREHYAVGDDSDEDEQRPSRPGQAQDHLS